The following proteins are encoded in a genomic region of Pyxicephalus adspersus chromosome 9, UCB_Pads_2.0, whole genome shotgun sequence:
- the NCR3LG1 gene encoding natural cytotoxicity triggering receptor 3 ligand 1 has product SRPLGALRVSIRTPLLAVLRDQDVTLPCDISELNTGGAIAVLWRVTYGNGSETEVYEYIDGRHTSYRPGSYIRESEVPRGKADLHLPGVRLSDEGEYTCRVINTPNKAEGTVILQVSVPPLVDVTPDIKVELGSEKTVMCNVHNFYPKDVSIQWVKYCKGSPDCEQLKTWTCMKNILENSDGTFNVTSLLTLTPSKEDDGNSYSCVISHPSLQNKLSQNFTLTVTEKEDNTGGVITAVVLTLLSAGILCAGVFLYFRFIKKNPPILSITGNNELIDMNRTTLTCQIMDFRPNKIEISVFIKRSEVIERIYTWRSGDPVRSDGVMDIEKQSLVNGGHKERPLQLEMEPVIRKKKLGVFICQCSLHITPSYDLDNGAELSVQVKHPALTSPASACRTLTVIGVPPKVLSIMAPQRIVHDEQLTLVCPINGFKPRALSITWLRRERNQETELVTWNSGGLNVHSERYSHNVKEDEYHDKTYGFISALTMKPNVTEDEGVTYICRTFHPATNNWEERDLTMKVTAVPVLDSIIKSHEVARVGEKLDLSCRIHSFYPSHIQVTWYTEDGAGLSSDTTDPLQEYGDLYHVTSTCSYTPTVKDMGKTFRCEVQHGNLTKHINWTMTELASPPTLGDIKCDPALPEPGKPVTLSCEVTDMYPGDPIIQWLWSVKELSPENWKVTIQQDPRTRMFHGTTELTLTPHNDDHFSEVSLDFKHLGKHVTKNKILIMKGFPVVSEIISDPKEAEYGKALTLRCNVIGCNPGDITGVTWSGGGEQRVIPGSDDSSSCTLTFIPTAQYYGKVYICTVTHKRMKPFTKHFSLQLPAKSPILSDIVHPGKVTANQKASFQVTISRFCPKDLQIKWYKEFSLLPPTDVTISEPQIGLDDLYTCTSTLTFTPKTSDNNLSIRCEVAHSQTKAVREKRCSLQLTGSDPPAGKPAAGPQETFHIREITCVTERPRVGGEVTLVAYIEACQAECAEVSWYKGIFPVGNIENQQDGTGCTSTVTFTPEASDTDCTIRLEVIYNYQTVQKSYKVQLG; this is encoded by the exons TCTCGCCCCCTAGGTGCTCTGAGGGTCTCCATTAGGACCCCGTTACTTGCAGTATTGAGGGATCAGGACGTCACCCTCCCCTGCGATATATCGGAGCTGAATACAGGGGGTGCTATTGCAGTTTTGTGGCGTGTGACATACGGGAATGGCTCGGAGACGGAAGTGTATGAATATATCGATGGGCGCCATACGTCCTACAGACCGGGGTCTTATATTCGGGAGTCGGAGGTCCCCAGAGGAAAAGCCGATCTGCACCTCCCCGGGGTCCGGCTCTCTGATGAGGGGGAATACACCTGTAGAGTGATAAATACCCCAAATAAAGCGGAGGGGACAGTGATCCTACAGGTGTCAG TTCCTCCATTGGTTGATGTGACACCTGATATAAAAGTTGAGCTGGGATCGGAGAAGACAGTGATGTGCAATGTTCACAATTTTTATCCAAAAGATGTTTCCATACAATGGGTGAAATATTGTAAAGGTTCCCCTGACTGCGAACAACTTAAGACCTGGACCTGTATGAAGAATATACTTGAGAACTCGGATGGGACATTCAATGTGACAAGTCTGCTGACCCTGACCCCCAGCAAAGAGGATGATGGGAACTCATATTCCTGCGTCATCAGCCACCCATCTCTCCAGAATAAACTGTCCCAGAATTTCACCCTCACAGTCACAG AGAAAGAAGATAACACGGGAGGCGTTATCACAGCCGTGGTCCTGACACTTCTGTCTGCAGGAATTCTGTGTGCCGGTGTTTTCCTCTACTTcagatttataaagaaaa ATCCTCCAATTCTATCTATCACTGGAAATAATGAGCTGATTGACATGAACAGGACCACTCTGACCTGTCAGATTATGGACTTCAGACCCAACAAGATAGAAATCTCAGTGTTTATAAAAAGATCGGAGGTTATAGAGAGGATCTACACCTGGAGATCTGGGGATCCGGTCAGAAGTGATGGTGTAATGGATATAGAGAAGCAGAGTCTGGTGAATGGGGGACATAAGGAGCGACCTCTACAACTGGAGATGGAGCCTGTTATCAGAAAGAAGAAGCTTGGTGTATTCATCTGTCAGTGTTCTCTCCATATAACTCCCAGCTATGACCTGGATAATGGAGCAGAATTATCTGTACAGGTAAAACACCCGGCACTGACATCTCCGGCCTCCGCATGCAGGACACTCACCGTCATTGGAG TTCCTCCCAAGGTATTGTCCATCATGGCCCCGCAGCGTATCGTTCATGATGAGCAGCTGACTCTGGTCTGTCCAATTAATGGATTTAAACCGCGAGCTTTGTCCATCACCTGGCTGAGGAGGGAGAGGAACCAAGAGACCGAACTGGTAACATGGAATTCTGGGGGACTCAACGTTCACAGTGAAAGATATTCACACAATGTGAAGGAGGATGAATATCATGATAAGACCTATGGCTTTATAAGTGCTCTGACCATGAAACCGAATGTGACAGAAGATGAAGGAGTGACATATATCTGCAGAACATTTCACCCTGCAACAAATAACTGGGAGGAAAGAGATCTGACCATGAAGGTGACCG CGGTTCCTGTGCTGGACTCCATAATAAAGTCCCATGAAGTTGCTCGTGTTGGGGAGAAGTTGGATCTGTCGTGTAGAATTCATTCATTTTACCCGTCACACATACAAGTCACATGGTACACGGAAGATGGCGCGGGGTTATCATCAGACACCACTGACCCCCTCCAGGAATATGGTGATTTATATCACGTCACCAGCACTTGCAGTTATACCCCAACAGTAAAGGATATGGGGAAGACATTCCGATGTGAGGTTCAGCATGGCAATCTAACAAAACACATCAACTGGACAATGACTGAATTAG CCTCTCCACCGACTCTGGGTGACATAAAGTGTGACCCCGCACTACCTGAGCCTGGGAAACCGGTGACATTATCCTGTGAGGTCACTGACATGTATCCCGGGGACCCCATCATTCAGTGGCTATGGAGTGTAAAGGAACTGTCTCCTGAAAACTGGAAAGTAACCATCCAGCAAGACCCCAGGACCAGGATGTTCCATGGAACCACAGAGCTGACACTCACTCCGCACAATGATGATCATTTCTCAGAAGTCAGTCTGGATTTCAAGCACTTAGGAAAACACGTGACAAAGAACAAAATCCTAATTATGAAAG GGTTCCCAGTGGTCAGTGAAATCATCAGTGACCCCAAGGAAGCAGAATATGGAAAAGCTCTGACTCTGCGCTGTAATGTGATTGGCTGTAATCCCGGGGACATCACTGGGGTCACCTGGTCAGGTGGAGGAGAGCAGAGAGTAATTCCAGGCAGTGATGATTCCTCATCCTGCACCCTGACATTCATTCCTACAGCTCAGTATTATGGGAAGGTTTATATCTGCACGGTGACACACAAGCGCATGAAGCCTTTCACAAAACATTTCTCTCTGCAGCTCCCAG CAAAGTCGCCCATATTGTCGGATATTGTGCATCCAGGGAAGgtgacagccaatcagaaagcctCATTCCAAGTAACAATATCCAGATTTTGTCCCAAAGACCTACAAATAAAATGGTATAAAGAGTTCAGCCTCCTCCCCCCTACTGATGTGACAATATCGGAGccgcagatcggattggacgatctGTATACATGTACCAGCACCCTGACATTCACCCCCAAGACAAGCGATAATAATCTGTCCATCCGGTGTGAGGTGGCACACAGTCAGACCAAGGCCGTCCGGGAGAAACGATGTTCTCTGCAGCTGACAG GCTCTGATCCTCCCGCTGGTAAACCTGCTGCTG GGCCACAGGAGACGTTTCATATCAGGGAGATCACATGTGTGACGGAGCGCCCCCGTGTGGGTGGGGAGGTCACTCTGGTAGCGTACATTGAAGCATGTCAGGCAGAGTGTGCAGAAGTCTCCTGGTATAAAGGAATATTTCCTGTTGGGAATATTGAGAACCAACAGGACGGCACCGGCTGTACATCCACCGTCACCTTCACACCGGAAGCATCAGAcacagattgtacaatcagattggaGGTGATTTATAATTATCAGACTGTACAGAAATCCTACAAAGTACAACTGGGATGA
- the KCNJ11 gene encoding ATP-sensitive inward rectifier potassium channel 11 encodes MFSRKGIIPEEYVLTTRLAEDINEPRYTAKERRARFVAKNGTCNVAHKNIREQGRFLLDVFTTVVDLKWHYTLLIFTMSFLCTWLLFGMIWWLIAFAHGDLDENQEGFVPCVTSVQSFTAAFLFSIEVQVTIGFGGRMITEECPSAILVLIVQNIVGLVINAIMLGCIFMKTAQAHRRAETLIFSKHAVIGLRNGKLCFMFRVGDLRKSMIISATIRMQVVRKSNSLEGEVLPLNQIDIQMENPISTNGIFLVSPLIICHTIDKNSPLYDISATDLTHHQDLEIIVILEGVVETTGITTQARTSYLADEILWGQRFVPIVAEEDGRYSVDYSKFGNTVKVPTPKCTARQLEEDRSNLERISFSPRSTIRKRNMSVKVKPKFTLFNDEPT; translated from the coding sequence ATGTTTTCCAGGAAGGGAATCATCCCTGAGGAATATGTGCTGACCACCCGCCTGGCCGAGGACATCAATGAGCCCAGGTACACAGCCAAGGAACGCCGGGCCCGCTTCGTGGCCAAGAACGGCACCTGCAATGTGGCCCACAAGAACATCCGTGAGCAGGGCCGCTTCCTGCTGGACGTCTTCACCACGGTGGTGGACCTGAAATGGCACTACACCCTCCTGATCTTCACCATGTCCTTCCTGTGCACCTGGCTCCTCTTCGGGATGATTTGGTGGCTCATCGCCTTCGCCCACGGTGATCTGGACGAGAACCAGGAGGGCTTTGTGCCGTGCGTGACCAGCGTCCAATCCTTCACCGCAGCCTTCCTCTTCTCCATCGAGGTGCAGGTCACCATTGGGTTTGGTGGGCGAATGATAACGGAGGAATGTCCGTCCGCCATCTTGGTCCTCATTGTCCAGAACATCGTTGGGTTGGTCATCAATGCCATCATGTTGGGTTGTATCTTCATGAAGACGGCCCAGGCCCATCGTAGAGCGGAGACCCTGATCTTCAGCAAACACGCCGTCATCGGCCTGAGGAACGGTAAGCTGTGCTTCATGTTCCGGGTGGGGGACCTCAGGAAAAGTATGATCATCAGTGCCACCATCCGCATGCAGGTGGTCCGCAAGTCCAACAGCCTGGAGGGCGAAGTTCTGCCGCTCAACCAGATCGATATCCAGATGGAGAATCCCATCAGCACCAACGGGATATTCCTGGTGTCACCGCTCATCATCTGTCACACCATCGATAAGAATAGTCCGCTCTACGACATCTCAGCCACTGATCTCACTCACCACCAGGACCTGGAGATCATCGTCATCCTGGAAGGAGTGGTGGAAACCACCGGCATCACCACCCAAGCCAGAACTTCCTACCTGGCCGATGAGATCCTCTGGGGCCAACGTTTTGTCCCCATTGTGGCCGAAGAAGACGGCAGATACTCGGTGGACTATTCCAAGTTCGGCAATACGGTAAAAGTACCGACGCCGAAATGTACGGCCCGGCAGCTGGAGGAGGATCGCAGCAACCTGGAGCGCATCTCATTTTCCCCCAGAAGCACCATCAGAAAACGCAATATGTCCGTCAAGGTAAAGCCAAAGTTCACCTTGTTTAATGATGAACCCACCTGA